In a genomic window of Occallatibacter riparius:
- the cutA gene encoding divalent-cation tolerance protein CutA, protein MVESNSLHSNPEVRIVLTTAGSREEAERIGRTLVEERLAGCATLLPGVESIYHWRGGIETDSETLLLLKTEVDQLDALYARLKALHSYETPEFLVLSVEAASQGYREWLKASLAGV, encoded by the coding sequence ATGGTTGAGTCCAACTCCCTTCATTCAAATCCCGAAGTGCGCATCGTGTTGACGACGGCGGGCAGCCGCGAAGAGGCGGAGCGAATCGGGCGGACGCTGGTTGAGGAGCGGCTTGCCGGGTGCGCGACGCTGTTGCCCGGTGTGGAGTCGATTTACCACTGGCGCGGCGGGATCGAAACGGACTCCGAGACCCTGCTTCTGCTGAAGACAGAGGTTGATCAGCTTGATGCGCTTTACGCGCGGCTGAAGGCTCTGCACAGCTATGAAACCCCGGAGTTTCTGGTGCTCTCAGTGGAGGCGGCGAGCCAGGGATATCGCGAATGGCTCAAGGCGAGCCTGGCGGGCGTTTGA
- a CDS encoding biotin transporter BioY: MNIPSRPMSANVAGASAAEWLRPAGIVLAGSLLVALCARVALPLPFTPVPLTLQPFAVLALGMLLAPRLAATTLAAYLVEGAAGLPVFAPGVAGAAGFAHLFGPTGGYLLSYPLAAFAVAALWRMSVRSFGWALISATVGNVIILGVGALWLGIFTHASAGAVFTQAVMPFLPGDALKVATAAGIGFQWNRMNKSRSQQ; encoded by the coding sequence ATGAACATTCCATCGCGCCCAATGAGCGCAAACGTAGCCGGTGCATCGGCAGCGGAATGGCTGCGGCCCGCAGGAATTGTGCTGGCCGGGAGCCTGCTGGTGGCTTTGTGCGCGCGCGTGGCTCTGCCTCTGCCGTTCACTCCGGTGCCGCTGACGCTGCAGCCGTTTGCCGTGCTGGCGCTGGGAATGCTTCTGGCTCCGCGGCTGGCCGCGACCACGCTGGCAGCGTATTTGGTCGAGGGCGCGGCGGGACTGCCGGTCTTTGCGCCGGGAGTAGCGGGTGCAGCGGGATTCGCGCACCTCTTTGGGCCGACTGGCGGATACCTGCTGTCCTATCCCCTTGCGGCGTTTGCTGTGGCTGCATTGTGGCGGATGAGCGTGCGCAGCTTCGGGTGGGCACTGATCAGCGCGACGGTGGGCAACGTCATCATTCTGGGCGTGGGCGCGCTCTGGCTCGGTATTTTCACGCACGCTTCGGCCGGCGCGGTATTCACGCAGGCGGTGATGCCCTTCCTCCCCGGCGATGCTCTTAAAGTGGCAACGGCTGCAGGCATTGGATTTCAGTGGAATCGCATGAATAAGAGCCGCAGCCAGCAATAA
- a CDS encoding menaquinone biosynthesis family protein: MSNQQSGPATAAGVREISIAHSPDSDDAFMFYGLATNKVRVPGYRFTHTLTDIETLNRRAQNEAFYDVSAISFHAYPYVQDNYTLMGCGGSVGEGYGPMVVSAKKLTPEDLGKIKVAVPGTLTTAYLSLKVFNPNIETEVVPFDQIIPAILAGKYEAGLIIHEGQLTYASSGLSKVIDLGVWWRETTGLVLPLGGNAIRRSLGAEEHKIISKALRDSIQHALDHREQALEYAMQFARDLDTSLANRFVSMYVNERTLDYGKDGREAIRKLLDLGYERGIIPIQPKVDFVD, from the coding sequence GTGAGTAATCAGCAATCAGGACCTGCCACCGCGGCCGGCGTCCGCGAAATTTCCATTGCGCACAGCCCCGACTCCGATGACGCATTCATGTTTTATGGGCTGGCCACGAATAAGGTTCGCGTCCCCGGCTATCGCTTCACGCACACTCTCACCGATATCGAAACGCTGAATCGGCGCGCGCAGAATGAAGCGTTCTACGACGTCTCGGCGATCAGCTTCCATGCCTACCCTTACGTGCAGGACAACTACACGCTGATGGGCTGCGGCGGCAGCGTGGGCGAGGGCTACGGGCCCATGGTGGTTTCTGCGAAGAAACTGACACCTGAAGACCTGGGCAAAATCAAGGTGGCGGTTCCGGGCACGCTAACGACTGCCTATCTTTCGCTGAAGGTATTCAATCCGAATATCGAAACGGAAGTGGTTCCGTTCGACCAGATCATTCCGGCGATTCTGGCTGGCAAGTATGAGGCGGGACTGATCATCCACGAGGGGCAGCTCACCTACGCTTCGAGCGGGTTGAGCAAGGTGATCGACCTGGGCGTGTGGTGGCGCGAGACGACGGGCCTGGTGCTGCCCCTGGGCGGCAACGCGATTCGCCGCTCGCTGGGTGCCGAAGAGCACAAGATCATTTCGAAGGCGCTGCGCGACTCGATTCAGCACGCGCTGGATCATCGCGAGCAGGCGCTGGAGTACGCAATGCAGTTCGCGCGCGATCTGGATACCTCGCTAGCGAACCGGTTCGTGAGCATGTATGTGAACGAGCGGACGCTTGATTACGGCAAGGATGGCCGCGAGGCGATCCGCAAACTGCTGGATTTGGGCTACGAGCGCGGGATCATTCCGATTCAGCCGAAGGTGGACTTCGTCGACTGA
- a CDS encoding tetratricopeptide repeat protein, whose translation MIIFRGKDGRTLTVEDLRGATGRFQYELVGSRDVPAEARQLHQFAREAGEQGDYSKALALLEQASLLAPEWPYPVYDSAYTFLLMKDFDRARDCYRKTLKLSPRGFFTAITAAHTLEKEERGELPPGIYLAYLSLEWLQDPTEKARSVRELVKRCPQFAPGWKELAALAEDDGERLAALESGLAADPDAETEGMLLINRALLFDRQGDHDRAILTLGELALDPSSPADIEQIAKACLAMIVQNQSSEPQ comes from the coding sequence GTGATCATCTTTCGCGGCAAAGACGGTCGGACACTCACCGTGGAGGATCTTCGCGGCGCGACCGGCAGGTTTCAATATGAATTGGTTGGGAGCAGGGATGTCCCCGCTGAGGCGCGGCAACTGCACCAATTTGCTCGCGAGGCAGGCGAGCAGGGTGACTACAGCAAGGCTCTCGCACTTCTCGAGCAGGCGTCTCTTCTAGCGCCGGAGTGGCCATATCCCGTTTACGACAGTGCCTACACCTTTCTGCTAATGAAGGATTTCGATCGCGCGAGAGACTGTTACCGCAAAACGTTGAAGTTGTCCCCGCGCGGCTTCTTTACTGCGATTACCGCTGCTCACACACTGGAGAAGGAAGAAAGAGGCGAACTGCCGCCCGGAATTTACCTGGCGTACCTGTCTTTAGAGTGGCTTCAGGATCCAACGGAGAAAGCGCGCTCAGTGCGCGAGTTGGTGAAGCGGTGTCCTCAGTTCGCGCCTGGGTGGAAAGAACTTGCAGCTCTCGCTGAGGATGACGGCGAAAGACTCGCGGCTCTTGAAAGCGGACTGGCAGCCGATCCGGACGCCGAAACCGAGGGCATGTTACTCATCAATAGGGCGCTGCTTTTCGACAGGCAGGGAGATCATGACCGCGCAATCCTAACGTTGGGAGAGTTGGCTCTCGACCCGAGCTCGCCGGCCGATATCGAGCAGATCGCGAAGGCTTGCCTGGCGATGATCGTGCAGAACCAGAGCTCAGAACCTCAATGA
- a CDS encoding TolB family protein codes for MKSSSLRFILLSCLSLVLVFYVAAAAQNSSAPEPKYRTNFVVYDVAKKTTSTLFTIDGEWHAPNWTADGKYLVSDMGNALYRIPVSGADKGKPEKIYSSPDMIATNDHAVSWDGKQVADTVIKLPMPAKIRGAADIPNPILVMNLDGSAAHQVHMGWLHGWSPDAKYLVYTGTLQDSASLYRINADGSGEMRLTTAKGSDDGPEYSADGKWVYFCSNRSGKWNAWRMPAAGAGPDDKLAEKVTTGTDTQDWFPHISPDGKWLYTISYPKDHPDHNYIGDGMQIKLLRLKDGVAAKGADLTTVRTFFGGQGAGNTGGWSMDSKRFAWTEYEKLSPSAK; via the coding sequence GTGAAATCATCATCGTTGCGTTTCATCCTGCTATCGTGCCTCTCGCTGGTGCTTGTTTTCTACGTCGCTGCAGCCGCGCAGAACTCATCTGCGCCCGAGCCAAAATACCGTACCAATTTCGTGGTCTACGACGTAGCGAAGAAGACCACCTCCACTCTGTTCACCATCGACGGCGAGTGGCACGCGCCCAACTGGACCGCGGACGGCAAGTACCTCGTCTCCGACATGGGCAACGCACTCTACCGAATCCCGGTGAGCGGCGCCGACAAGGGGAAGCCGGAGAAGATCTACTCCAGCCCCGACATGATCGCCACCAATGATCATGCGGTCTCGTGGGACGGCAAGCAGGTCGCAGACACCGTGATCAAACTGCCCATGCCGGCGAAGATTCGAGGCGCGGCGGACATCCCCAATCCGATTCTCGTCATGAATCTCGACGGGAGCGCAGCCCACCAGGTTCACATGGGGTGGCTGCATGGCTGGTCGCCCGACGCCAAATACCTCGTCTACACCGGCACCCTTCAGGACAGCGCCAGCCTCTACCGCATCAACGCCGACGGCAGCGGCGAAATGCGCTTGACCACCGCCAAAGGGTCCGATGACGGCCCCGAGTATTCAGCCGACGGCAAGTGGGTGTACTTCTGCTCCAATCGCTCAGGCAAGTGGAATGCATGGCGCATGCCGGCTGCTGGCGCGGGACCTGATGACAAGCTGGCCGAGAAAGTCACCACCGGCACGGATACGCAGGACTGGTTCCCGCACATCTCTCCCGATGGCAAGTGGCTTTACACCATCTCCTATCCGAAGGATCATCCGGACCACAATTACATCGGAGACGGGATGCAGATCAAGCTGCTGCGCCTGAAAGACGGAGTGGCTGCGAAAGGCGCCGACCTGACGACGGTGAGGACCTTCTTCGGCGGGCAGGGTGCAGGCAACACCGGCGGCTGGTCGATGGACTCCAAGAGGTTCGCCTGGACCGAGTACGAGAAGCTCTCGCCATCTGCAAAGTAA
- a CDS encoding 2-hydroxyacid dehydrogenase, with translation MPSRVYATCHIGDGAFEVLRAHGYEVEVYPQSDPPPKTLILEKVRTGIDGLITTLRDPIDAEVFEAGKGTLKVVAQLAVGFDNISRADANRYGIPFTNTADVLTEATAEFAFFIMGAAARKLWPSERLVRENRWGAWHPYLPMLGDEVTGKTVAIIGTGRIGLAMIKKCAGLDMNILCFDPAFQNTQYIEGIQEVMDLRHRHGIQKRATTIRYGVLAEVLAAADFVSVHVPLLREGESPTPTYHLFNETTLRQMKPTAYLINTSRGPVVDETALALALRERWIAGAALDVFEQEPLPTDSPLRDPAIEDRCRIFHHFASGTKETRLDVDPDIGMAGRCVQALRDVLEANYGGDFTKMPYVVNKEAF, from the coding sequence ATGCCATCACGTGTTTACGCCACCTGCCACATCGGCGATGGAGCATTCGAAGTCCTGCGCGCCCATGGATACGAGGTTGAAGTCTACCCGCAGTCGGACCCGCCGCCGAAGACGTTGATCCTCGAAAAGGTGCGCACCGGGATCGATGGCCTCATCACCACGCTCCGCGATCCCATCGACGCTGAAGTCTTCGAAGCGGGGAAGGGGACCCTCAAAGTCGTCGCGCAACTGGCGGTCGGCTTCGACAATATCAGTCGCGCCGACGCCAATCGCTACGGCATTCCGTTCACCAACACCGCCGATGTCCTTACCGAAGCCACCGCGGAGTTCGCCTTCTTCATCATGGGTGCCGCGGCCCGCAAGCTGTGGCCCAGTGAGCGTCTGGTCCGTGAGAACCGCTGGGGCGCCTGGCATCCGTACCTGCCCATGCTGGGCGATGAGGTTACAGGCAAGACCGTCGCCATCATCGGCACCGGCCGCATCGGCCTCGCGATGATCAAAAAATGTGCCGGCCTCGACATGAACATCCTGTGCTTCGATCCCGCGTTTCAGAACACGCAGTACATCGAGGGCATTCAGGAAGTCATGGACCTGCGCCACCGCCACGGCATCCAGAAGCGCGCGACAACGATTCGCTACGGTGTACTTGCTGAGGTCCTCGCCGCAGCCGACTTCGTCAGCGTGCATGTGCCGCTGCTGCGCGAAGGCGAATCGCCTACGCCGACGTATCACCTCTTCAACGAAACCACCCTGCGGCAGATGAAGCCCACCGCTTACCTGATCAACACATCGCGCGGACCCGTAGTTGACGAGACTGCTCTGGCCCTCGCGCTCCGCGAGCGCTGGATCGCCGGCGCCGCGCTCGACGTCTTCGAACAAGAGCCGCTCCCGACGGACTCGCCCCTGCGCGATCCGGCCATTGAAGACCGCTGCCGCATCTTTCATCACTTCGCCAGCGGAACGAAAGAGACGCGTCTCGATGTCGACCCCGACATCGGCATGGCCGGCCGCTGCGTACAGGCGCTGCGCGACGTGCTCGAAGCCAATTACGGCGGCGACTTCACGAAGATGCCGTACGTCGTGAACAAAGAGGCCTTCTAG
- a CDS encoding transketolase, whose protein sequence is MPLIDSSTGNVIRGYTVEQLRDAARLMRGYDMVALCAAGSGHAGGTLSIMDITAALYLHAAHHDPSNPAWPDRDRIVWSAGHKAPSLYLGLAFAGFCALEDVVTLRKLGSPFQGHPHCLKLSGVEVSTGSLGQGLSISVGMALAARLDGRNHKIFCLMGDGEQQEGQVWEAAMEAGHYNLDNLIAVIDCNRLQIDGWVKDVMEVEPLADKYESFGWNVISVDGHNMEALVAVFEDARQSEGKPVVILADTVKGKGVSFMENQAGWHGKVPNREELTLALRGLRVADEIPVERLLERAKAYQAEAEQKLEARMPHVSRNYWWNASDSMKVAMEPTRKGLGQSLAANGGDERVVCLGLDISGSITISDFYAGKPERASRWLSMGIAEQSATSAAAGLAREGKLPVVGSYATFSAARNLDQIRVSVCYSNLNVLIVGAHAGVSVGPDGATHQALEDLFAMMGLPNMSVVVPCDVVEARKATTHLLLEQVGPKYIRFAREATPIVTADATPFVFGKANRIRLRHQAANFAEAFETRLDEDCRDEGEDLTIIACGPEVPEAMRAAWILRQEYGYATRILNMHTLKPIDREAIVRAALETGAIVTAEEHQIGALAGQVSLVLTETPRMYGHPIITAAIGIKDRFGDSGAPWELVKELEVSAEHIAVKAAELMAHKREPVGAASHAERA, encoded by the coding sequence ATGCCTCTGATTGATTCGTCCACGGGAAACGTGATTCGCGGATATACGGTTGAACAACTGCGCGATGCCGCCAGGCTGATGCGCGGCTATGACATGGTTGCGCTGTGCGCTGCCGGATCGGGACATGCCGGGGGCACGCTCTCGATCATGGACATCACCGCGGCGCTCTATCTGCACGCAGCCCATCATGATCCTTCCAATCCCGCGTGGCCGGATCGCGATCGCATCGTCTGGTCGGCGGGACACAAGGCGCCCAGCCTTTACCTCGGGCTCGCATTCGCGGGCTTCTGCGCGCTTGAAGATGTCGTCACACTCCGCAAACTCGGCTCGCCCTTCCAAGGCCATCCCCACTGCCTCAAGCTTTCCGGCGTTGAAGTGTCCACGGGTTCGCTAGGGCAGGGCCTCAGCATCTCCGTAGGCATGGCTCTGGCTGCGCGCCTGGATGGCCGGAACCACAAGATCTTCTGCCTCATGGGCGACGGCGAGCAGCAGGAAGGCCAGGTGTGGGAGGCGGCCATGGAAGCCGGTCACTACAACCTCGACAACCTCATCGCCGTGATCGACTGCAACCGCCTGCAGATCGATGGATGGGTCAAAGACGTCATGGAGGTCGAGCCCCTCGCCGACAAGTACGAGAGCTTTGGCTGGAACGTAATCAGCGTCGACGGCCACAATATGGAGGCCCTCGTTGCCGTCTTTGAGGACGCTCGCCAGAGCGAGGGCAAACCGGTAGTCATCCTGGCCGATACGGTGAAAGGCAAGGGCGTGAGCTTCATGGAGAACCAGGCCGGCTGGCACGGCAAGGTGCCGAATCGCGAGGAACTCACGTTGGCCCTCCGCGGCCTGCGCGTCGCGGATGAGATTCCCGTGGAGCGCCTGCTGGAACGGGCGAAGGCATACCAGGCAGAGGCCGAGCAGAAGCTGGAAGCGCGGATGCCGCACGTCAGCCGTAATTACTGGTGGAATGCGAGTGATTCGATGAAGGTGGCGATGGAGCCCACGCGCAAGGGGCTCGGCCAGTCGCTGGCTGCGAATGGCGGCGACGAGCGCGTCGTCTGCCTGGGCCTCGATATCTCCGGCTCCATCACCATCAGCGATTTTTATGCGGGAAAACCGGAACGCGCCTCCCGATGGCTCAGCATGGGCATCGCCGAGCAGTCTGCTACGTCGGCCGCGGCAGGCCTGGCGCGTGAAGGCAAGCTGCCTGTCGTCGGCTCCTATGCAACTTTCTCCGCGGCACGCAATCTCGACCAGATCCGCGTGTCGGTCTGCTACTCGAATCTCAACGTGTTAATCGTCGGGGCGCACGCGGGAGTGTCGGTAGGGCCGGACGGAGCCACCCACCAGGCTCTCGAAGATCTATTCGCCATGATGGGACTGCCGAATATGTCGGTGGTTGTTCCCTGCGACGTAGTGGAAGCGCGTAAGGCCACAACGCATCTGCTTCTCGAACAGGTCGGACCGAAATACATTCGCTTTGCGCGCGAAGCTACCCCGATCGTGACCGCAGACGCCACGCCGTTTGTCTTCGGCAAAGCCAACCGCATCCGGCTGCGGCACCAGGCAGCCAACTTTGCAGAGGCATTCGAAACCCGGCTGGACGAGGACTGCCGCGATGAAGGCGAGGATCTGACCATCATCGCCTGCGGTCCTGAGGTTCCAGAGGCGATGCGGGCTGCGTGGATTCTGCGCCAGGAGTACGGCTACGCCACGCGCATTCTCAACATGCACACCCTGAAGCCTATCGACAGGGAAGCGATCGTCCGAGCGGCTCTGGAAACCGGCGCCATCGTTACCGCCGAAGAACATCAGATCGGCGCGCTGGCTGGACAGGTGAGTTTAGTGTTGACCGAGACTCCACGCATGTACGGCCATCCGATCATCACCGCCGCGATTGGCATCAAGGACCGCTTTGGGGATTCAGGAGCTCCCTGGGAACTGGTGAAGGAACTGGAAGTCAGCGCCGAACACATCGCCGTGAAGGCGGCGGAGCTGATGGCGCACAAACGAGAGCCAGTCGGAGCGGCATCGCACGCCGAGCGCGCGTAA
- a CDS encoding pyridoxal phosphate-dependent aminotransferase, protein MTATAISLEHSEIAHQPFPLHLAERMQRLGTETAFEVLVRARALEAKGRDVVHLEIGEPDFDTPGNVIDAAVGALRGGFTHYGPSAGLPKLREAIANDVGRFRNIQVSPDEVVVVPGGKPIIFYCMLALANEGDEVIYPNPGFPIYESMINFSGARAVPIPLREERQFRLDVNELASLITPRTRVIILNSPANPTGGVLDEQDIHDIISVIGDRNIMVLSDEIYSRLIFEGQHFSPLSIPEFRERTILLDGFSKTYAMTGWRLGFGVMRPDLAAHIARLMTNSNSCTASFTQMAGVEALTGDQSSVTRMCEAFRERRDLMVDGLNRIKGFRCLRPKGAFYVFPNIQGTGWTSQKLANALLDEAGVACLSGTAFGSYGEGYIRFSVANSPENIQKALDRIEQWVNTHV, encoded by the coding sequence ATGACCGCAACCGCAATTTCACTCGAACACTCCGAAATCGCACACCAGCCTTTTCCGCTTCACCTTGCCGAGCGCATGCAGCGCCTGGGCACCGAGACCGCCTTTGAAGTCCTCGTCCGCGCGCGCGCGCTTGAGGCTAAGGGCCGCGATGTCGTGCATCTCGAAATCGGTGAGCCCGACTTCGACACTCCCGGCAACGTAATCGATGCAGCAGTCGGCGCACTTCGCGGCGGCTTCACACACTACGGCCCGTCCGCCGGCCTGCCCAAACTGCGCGAAGCCATCGCCAACGATGTAGGCCGCTTCCGCAATATCCAGGTCAGCCCCGACGAGGTAGTTGTGGTCCCCGGCGGCAAGCCCATCATCTTCTATTGCATGCTGGCTCTCGCCAACGAAGGCGATGAAGTGATTTATCCCAATCCCGGCTTTCCTATTTATGAGTCGATGATCAACTTCTCCGGCGCGCGTGCCGTGCCCATCCCGCTGCGCGAAGAGCGCCAGTTCCGGCTCGACGTGAATGAACTCGCCAGCCTCATCACGCCGCGCACCCGAGTCATCATTCTCAACTCGCCAGCGAATCCAACCGGCGGCGTGCTCGACGAGCAGGATATCCACGACATCATCTCCGTCATTGGCGACCGCAACATCATGGTGCTTTCTGACGAGATCTATAGCCGCCTCATCTTCGAGGGGCAGCACTTCTCGCCGCTATCGATTCCCGAGTTCCGCGAGCGCACTATATTGCTCGATGGATTCTCCAAGACGTACGCCATGACCGGCTGGCGGCTTGGCTTCGGCGTCATGCGCCCCGACCTGGCCGCGCACATCGCACGCCTCATGACGAATTCGAACTCCTGCACCGCCAGCTTTACGCAGATGGCCGGGGTTGAGGCGCTCACTGGAGACCAGTCTTCTGTCACGCGCATGTGCGAGGCGTTCCGCGAACGGCGCGACTTGATGGTCGACGGGCTCAACCGCATCAAGGGCTTCCGTTGCCTGCGGCCCAAAGGCGCGTTCTACGTGTTCCCGAACATCCAGGGCACCGGCTGGACATCGCAGAAGCTGGCCAATGCGCTGCTCGACGAGGCTGGAGTAGCATGCCTGTCTGGCACTGCCTTCGGCAGCTATGGCGAGGGATACATTCGATTCAGCGTGGCCAACTCGCCTGAGAACATTCAGAAGGCGCTCGACCGCATCGAGCAGTGGGTCAATACACACGTATAA
- a CDS encoding penicillin acylase family protein, with protein MAGICASGAQATDATRWKAEASRVTIVRDDWGIAHIHGKTDADAVFGMIYAQCEDDFNRVETNYLTSLGRRAEAEGEPAIWQDLRQRLFIDPEDLKRDYASSPDWLRKLMDAWADGINYYLARHPETKPKVLTRFEPWMALSFTEGSIGGDIERVDLKRLQAFYDTQGTHATGAAASNWESRPHAALPWMEPKPSSSNGIAIAPSNTANHHALLLINPHTWFFFRSELQVSSDEGLNAYGAVTWGQFFVYQGFNDRVGWMHTSSNVDAVDEYLESIVRDKGTLRYRYGSETKPFTNKQITIRYKTPEGMKSRTFTAMYSLHGPVVAQEADRFVTIQLMNIPIPALEQSYLRTKARNYAEYKKTMELQANSSNNTVFADADGDIAYWQGNFIPKRDTRFDYTKPVDGSNPATNWQGLMSVDELPHLLNPKVGYLFNVNDSPWNGAGPDSLHKADFPAYVEEGIETPRGVHAMLLLAPDGKPRRDWTLETLRAAAYDSYIPWFARTVPALVKAYDDLPPADQRKATLAEQVKLLRKWDARWGVDSVETALGMFWGTELLKTVARPAHESKVPSEEWIVTRVAPDDLLNALVTASNQLISDFGTWRTPWGQINRFQRLTDDLAPKFTDAGASIPIPFVPGGYGSLAAFVGRAYPGTKRWYGNYGNSFVAVVEFGDKVSARAVTAGGESGNTQSRNFNDEAERYASGNLRDVYFYPDQLKGHTKRTYHPGD; from the coding sequence ATGGCAGGCATATGCGCGTCGGGAGCGCAGGCAACGGATGCGACGCGATGGAAGGCTGAAGCCTCCCGCGTCACCATCGTTCGCGACGACTGGGGAATCGCCCACATCCACGGCAAGACCGATGCAGATGCCGTCTTCGGGATGATCTACGCGCAGTGCGAAGACGACTTCAATCGCGTCGAGACCAATTACCTCACCTCACTGGGGCGTCGCGCGGAGGCTGAAGGCGAGCCGGCTATCTGGCAGGATCTGCGCCAGCGCCTCTTCATCGATCCCGAAGATCTGAAGCGCGATTACGCATCGAGCCCTGACTGGCTCAGGAAGCTGATGGATGCCTGGGCCGACGGCATCAACTACTACCTTGCGCGCCACCCCGAGACCAAACCGAAAGTGCTCACCCGCTTCGAGCCGTGGATGGCTCTCTCATTTACTGAGGGCAGCATCGGCGGCGACATCGAGCGCGTCGATCTCAAGCGCCTCCAGGCCTTCTATGACACACAGGGAACGCATGCCACCGGCGCTGCCGCGTCGAACTGGGAATCCCGCCCTCACGCCGCGCTGCCCTGGATGGAACCCAAGCCGAGCAGTTCCAACGGCATCGCCATCGCTCCGTCAAACACCGCGAATCATCATGCGCTTCTGCTCATCAACCCGCATACCTGGTTCTTTTTTCGCAGCGAATTGCAGGTTTCGAGCGACGAAGGCCTGAACGCCTACGGCGCGGTCACGTGGGGCCAGTTCTTCGTCTACCAGGGATTCAACGATCGCGTGGGCTGGATGCACACTTCCAGCAACGTTGACGCTGTGGATGAGTATCTTGAATCCATCGTCCGCGACAAAGGAACCCTCCGCTATCGCTACGGCTCCGAGACAAAGCCTTTCACGAACAAGCAAATCACGATCCGCTACAAGACCCCGGAAGGAATGAAGTCGCGCACATTCACGGCCATGTATTCACTGCATGGCCCGGTGGTCGCGCAGGAAGCGGACCGCTTCGTGACCATTCAGCTCATGAACATCCCCATCCCCGCGCTTGAGCAGAGCTATCTGCGCACCAAAGCGCGCAACTACGCCGAATACAAGAAGACGATGGAATTGCAGGCCAACTCCTCCAACAACACCGTCTTCGCCGACGCCGACGGCGACATTGCCTACTGGCAGGGCAACTTCATTCCCAAACGCGATACGCGCTTCGACTACACCAAGCCGGTGGACGGCAGCAATCCCGCCACCAACTGGCAGGGCCTCATGAGCGTCGACGAACTCCCGCATCTACTCAATCCGAAGGTTGGCTATCTCTTCAACGTGAATGATTCGCCGTGGAACGGCGCAGGGCCCGACTCGCTGCACAAGGCTGATTTTCCAGCTTATGTAGAAGAGGGAATCGAGACGCCGCGTGGTGTGCATGCCATGCTCCTGCTCGCACCCGACGGCAAGCCGCGCCGAGACTGGACTCTCGAGACGCTCCGTGCAGCCGCATACGACTCCTACATCCCCTGGTTCGCGCGCACCGTTCCTGCGCTGGTTAAGGCGTACGACGATTTGCCGCCTGCCGATCAGCGCAAGGCCACCCTCGCCGAACAGGTGAAGCTCCTGCGCAAATGGGATGCCCGCTGGGGCGTCGATTCCGTAGAGACCGCGCTTGGCATGTTCTGGGGAACTGAACTGCTGAAGACCGTCGCACGTCCGGCCCACGAATCCAAGGTCCCCAGCGAGGAATGGATCGTCACGCGCGTCGCCCCTGACGACCTGCTCAACGCCCTGGTCACCGCATCGAACCAGCTCATTTCCGACTTTGGAACCTGGCGCACACCATGGGGGCAGATCAATCGTTTCCAGCGCCTCACGGACGATCTCGCACCGAAATTCACCGACGCGGGTGCCAGCATTCCCATTCCGTTTGTTCCGGGAGGTTATGGCTCGCTGGCGGCGTTTGTGGGGCGCGCCTATCCCGGCACTAAGCGCTGGTATGGAAATTACGGCAACAGCTTCGTCGCCGTTGTCGAATTTGGCGACAAGGTGAGCGCCCGCGCGGTTACCGCCGGCGGGGAGAGCGGCAATACGCAATCACGCAACTTTAATGACGAGGCCGAGCGCTACGCCTCAGGCAATCTGCGCGACGTTTACTTCTACCCCGACCAGCTCAAAGGCCATACAAAGCGCACCTATCATCCGGGCGACTGA
- a CDS encoding EVE domain-containing protein — protein MSDYFLFKTEPTVYSFDDFLRDKETVWDGVTNPTAVKHLRELKKGTKWIFYHTGDERTAVGTGSVVSVDASDPKVPIVKVKVGQKLKSPKSLDAIKAASVFHDSPLVKIGRLSVVPLTEAQWDWFLG, from the coding sequence ATGAGCGACTACTTCCTCTTCAAGACTGAACCTACGGTTTATTCCTTCGATGATTTCCTGCGTGACAAGGAGACGGTGTGGGATGGCGTGACCAATCCCACGGCCGTGAAGCACCTCCGCGAACTGAAGAAGGGTACGAAGTGGATTTTCTATCACACGGGCGATGAGCGCACCGCGGTTGGGACTGGGTCTGTAGTGAGTGTCGACGCGTCGGATCCCAAGGTGCCGATTGTGAAGGTGAAAGTCGGGCAGAAGCTGAAATCGCCGAAGAGCCTTGACGCGATCAAGGCCGCATCCGTTTTCCACGATTCGCCACTGGTGAAGATCGGGAGGCTTTCAGTAGTGCCGTTGACGGAAGCGCAGTGGGACTGGTTCCTGGGATAA